The nucleotide window CGATTTTTTTCCTTTGTCGGCATTGCAGCCTTTATTGGCCTTGCTACCTGGCAGCCATGGCAGTATCAGGGGATTGATCCTGCGGTGGCACAGAACAAAATTACGGAAGAGCAGAAAAAGCTTGTTTTACAAGAGCAGGCACTAAAAGGGTTAAAAGAAGACACTCAAAAGCGCTTGGGTGCCATGACGGTTTACCTGGGTGAATTAAGGGCTCAAATGCGTCGTCTGGACGCCTTGGGTGAGCGTTTAGCCGGCGTTGCTAATCTGGACAACGGTGAGTTTAACTTTAATCAGGAACTTCCTATTGGTGGACCAGAACTAGAAGTTGCTGAACTTCCTCACAGTTCTGGTACCGATGTCCTTACTGAAATTGAAGATATGTTGTCGCAGATCTCTGACAAACAAAAACAGCTATCGCTACTTGAATCTGTGATGATGAATCACCAACTTAATAATGATGCATATATTGCAGGTCGCCCAATCTCAGACGGTTGGTTGTCTTCGCAGTATGGTGTTCGTAAAGATCCTTTCAATGGCACGCCCGCTATGCATAAAGGGTTAGATTTTGCCAGTTATAACGAAGACGTTAAGGTTATTGCTACCGGAGCCGGTGTTGTTACCTGGGCCGGCGACAGATACGGTTACGGTACTTTAGTCGAAATTGACCACGGTGGTGGCTTAAAAACCCGTTATGGTCACAACGACGAATTAACAGTTTCAGTAGGGGATGTTGTTACCCGCGGCCAGCAAATTGCGAAAATGGGCAGCAGTGGTCGGTCGACCGGACCGCATGTTCATTACGAAGTTTTGCGCAACGGCCGTCAAATTGACCCTAATCAGTTTGTGTATCGTAAAGCTGACTCAAAATAACTCGGTAATTTAATTAGAACGTAGGCGGTGCTTTAAGTACCGCTTTTGTTGTTCAGGAAAGTAACACAGGATAAATCAATCTCATGCTAGGCAGTCTGTTTCGAAAAGTATTTGGTAGTCGCAACGATCGCATTCTCAAAACTATGAAGAAAGACGTTGAGCGAATTAATTTGCTGGAACCCGAGTTCGAAGCGTTAAGTGATGCCGAGCTAAAAGAGAAAACCACGGAATTTCGTAAGCGCCTGAACGGCGGTGAGCAAATAGAGAAAATTTTACCCGAAGCCTTTGCTACGGTTCGTGAAGCCAGCAAGCGG belongs to Idiomarina sp. PL1-037 and includes:
- a CDS encoding peptidoglycan DD-metalloendopeptidase family protein; protein product: MSLSVFYRGSKIRFRIRLSRRRFFSFVGIAAFIGLATWQPWQYQGIDPAVAQNKITEEQKKLVLQEQALKGLKEDTQKRLGAMTVYLGELRAQMRRLDALGERLAGVANLDNGEFNFNQELPIGGPELEVAELPHSSGTDVLTEIEDMLSQISDKQKQLSLLESVMMNHQLNNDAYIAGRPISDGWLSSQYGVRKDPFNGTPAMHKGLDFASYNEDVKVIATGAGVVTWAGDRYGYGTLVEIDHGGGLKTRYGHNDELTVSVGDVVTRGQQIAKMGSSGRSTGPHVHYEVLRNGRQIDPNQFVYRKADSK